A stretch of the Veillonella parvula DSM 2008 genome encodes the following:
- a CDS encoding dihydroorotase translates to MSLLIKNGTVVNPAKKQNEVADILVKDGKIAAIGQNLNAEGAEIYDATGLIVAPGLIDIHTHLREPGQEAKEDFHSGTQAAAAGGFTRVVTMANTNPVVDNAALVRGLQKQAELTGVVKVEFIGAVSKGLEGKELVEMGDMAEAGVVAFSDDGHYVENAAFMRRALEYSSMFNKMVIDHAEDITLTKNGHMHEGIVSYELGVIGRPAVAEDLAVARDILLSEMTGGHIHIAHVSSKNTVDMVRRAKAKGLNVTCEVTSQHLSFTDEYLREYNPAFKMAPPIRSEDHRQALLEGLKDGTIDAIITDHAPHAYEEKDHEFCCAPNGFSGLETSLAAVITNAYSPDKLSIDQVVYYMSTRPAELMHLDAGVLEVGKPADITVFSTTEKWTVDRNKFYTKGKVSPFDGMTVTGKAKLTVVDGKIVMKEGVVL, encoded by the coding sequence GTGAGCTTGCTTATTAAAAATGGTACGGTAGTAAATCCGGCGAAAAAACAAAACGAAGTAGCAGACATTCTCGTAAAAGATGGTAAAATTGCAGCCATCGGTCAAAACTTAAATGCTGAAGGTGCTGAGATATATGATGCAACAGGTCTTATTGTAGCACCAGGCCTTATCGATATTCACACACATTTGCGTGAGCCAGGTCAAGAAGCGAAAGAAGATTTCCACTCCGGTACACAAGCCGCTGCTGCAGGTGGTTTCACACGTGTTGTAACTATGGCTAATACAAATCCTGTGGTAGATAATGCTGCGCTCGTAAGAGGGTTGCAAAAGCAAGCCGAACTTACTGGTGTTGTTAAGGTAGAATTTATTGGTGCTGTATCAAAAGGTCTTGAAGGTAAGGAACTTGTTGAAATGGGGGATATGGCAGAAGCTGGTGTAGTAGCTTTCTCCGATGATGGCCACTATGTAGAAAATGCTGCATTTATGCGTCGTGCTTTAGAATACTCGTCCATGTTTAATAAGATGGTTATCGACCATGCAGAAGATATTACATTGACTAAAAATGGCCATATGCATGAAGGTATTGTTTCTTATGAATTAGGTGTTATTGGTCGTCCTGCAGTAGCTGAAGATTTGGCTGTTGCTCGTGATATCTTGTTATCTGAAATGACAGGTGGTCATATCCATATTGCTCACGTAAGTAGTAAAAATACTGTAGATATGGTGCGCCGTGCGAAGGCTAAAGGCCTTAATGTAACCTGTGAAGTTACAAGCCAACATTTGTCTTTCACAGATGAATACCTACGCGAATATAATCCAGCATTTAAAATGGCTCCTCCAATTCGCTCAGAAGATCATCGCCAAGCATTATTAGAAGGCTTGAAAGATGGCACAATCGATGCGATTATTACAGACCATGCACCACATGCATACGAAGAAAAAGACCATGAATTCTGCTGTGCACCAAATGGTTTCAGTGGCCTCGAAACATCTTTGGCAGCGGTTATTACAAATGCATATAGTCCTGATAAACTTAGCATTGATCAAGTTGTGTACTATATGAGTACTCGACCAGCTGAGTTGATGCACCTTGATGCAGGTGTTCTTGAAGTTGGTAAGCCAGCGGATATTACTGTATTCTCTACAACTGAAAAGTGGACAGTAGATAGAAATAAATTTTATACAAAAGGTAAAGTTAGCCCATTTGATGGTATGACTGTTACAGGTAAAGCTAAACTCACAGTAGTTGATGGCAAAATTGTTATGAAGGAGGGCGTAGTC